CGACCTGGCTGAAGTCGAGTTCCACGGGCGTCTCGCGGCCGAAGATGCTGACCAGCACCTTGACCTTGGACTGTGCCATGTTCACTTCGCTCACCACACCGCTGAAGTCGGCAAAGGGGCCGCTGGTGACGCGCACCATGTCGCCCGCCTTGAAGTCGATCTTCACGCGCGGCGCTTCTTCCACCACCGGCTGCGCCGCCACGCCCACCGAGGCCAGCAGACGCTGCACCTCGTCGGGCGAGAGGGGCACAGGGCGGGTGGCGGTGCCCACGAAGCCGGTCACGCCGTTGGTGCCGCGCACGACTTCCCAGGACTCGCCCAGTTCGCCGGGGGCGTCGTCGTCTTCCACGTCCATCTGCACGAAGACATAGCCTGGGAACAGTTTGCGGCGGACGGTTTCTTTTTTGCCGCCCTCGCGCAGCTCCACGGCTTCCTCTTCCGGCTGGATCACCTGAAAGATCTTGGTGCCGCGCATGCCCAGTTTGCCCGCGCGTTCCATCAGGT
This region of Deinococcus multiflagellatus genomic DNA includes:
- the nusG gene encoding transcription termination/antitermination protein NusG, which codes for MSIEWYAVHTYVGQEDRVEQHLMERAGKLGMRGTKIFQVIQPEEEAVELREGGKKETVRRKLFPGYVFVQMDVEDDDAPGELGESWEVVRGTNGVTGFVGTATRPVPLSPDEVQRLLASVGVAAQPVVEEAPRVKIDFKAGDMVRVTSGPFADFSGVVSEVNMAQSKVKVLVSIFGRETPVELDFSQVAK